A genome region from Candidatus Dadabacteria bacterium includes the following:
- a CDS encoding glutathione S-transferase N-terminal domain-containing protein → MIDLYTAATPNGRKVSIMLEELGAAYEVHALDLSRFEHKELWFLGINPNGKIPAIVDNDDGTAVFESGAILIYLADKFGSFLPPVGDSRRTTCIQWLMFQMSAVGPMQGQLNVFLKYAPEKIPYAIRRYTEETKRLYSVLDERLSTVDYIAGEYSIVDMATWPWINAYDWVRMDLQAFPNLSRWRTRVGERPAVTRGKGIPPAPEEEETEEEKIKRIRKLLS, encoded by the coding sequence GTGATTGATCTTTACACGGCTGCCACGCCGAACGGCAGGAAGGTTTCGATAATGCTTGAAGAACTGGGAGCCGCCTACGAGGTTCACGCGCTTGATCTCTCTCGGTTTGAACACAAGGAGCTGTGGTTTCTCGGGATAAATCCGAACGGGAAAATACCCGCGATAGTTGACAATGATGACGGCACGGCGGTTTTTGAGTCAGGAGCGATACTCATATATCTTGCCGACAAGTTCGGAAGCTTTCTCCCTCCGGTCGGAGACAGCCGCAGAACGACGTGTATCCAGTGGCTCATGTTCCAGATGTCGGCAGTAGGGCCCATGCAGGGACAGCTGAACGTCTTTTTGAAGTATGCCCCGGAGAAGATTCCCTACGCGATAAGGAGATACACCGAGGAAACAAAGAGACTTTACTCGGTGCTCGACGAAAGACTCTCAACAGTGGATTATATTGCCGGAGAGTATTCAATTGTCGACATGGCAACGTGGCCCTGGATAAATGCCTACGATTGGGTCAGAATGGATCTTCAGGCTTTCCCGAATCTCAGCAGGTGGCGTACCAGGGTAGGCGAAAGACCTGCCGTAACAAGAGGAAAAGGGATTCCTCCGGCGCCGGAGGAAGAGGAAACGGAAGAAGAGAAAATAAAGAGAATCCGGAAACTGCTTTCCTAG
- a CDS encoding ACP phosphodiesterase: MNYLAHIRLGGDDPECLIGNFLGDFVKGRLTEEHYTPGVRHGIMMHRRIDAWTDSHEITRECARLISPERRRWSRVILDIFYDHLLAVNWERYSDESLRDFLDRAYGIILGAADIFPERAADRINIIIRDGWIEKYQSVSGLGAVFEGMSRRVRRENPLSGSERELVAHYDEMNEHFNRFFPEIIEYARCLEKGSDAGIG, encoded by the coding sequence ATGAACTACCTTGCCCACATACGTCTTGGGGGAGATGACCCTGAATGCCTGATAGGGAATTTTCTCGGCGATTTCGTGAAGGGCCGGTTGACTGAGGAGCACTACACTCCTGGGGTAAGGCACGGGATAATGATGCACCGCAGGATTGACGCCTGGACGGATTCTCATGAAATAACTAGGGAGTGCGCCCGGCTTATAAGTCCAGAGCGCAGGCGCTGGAGCAGGGTTATCCTTGACATCTTCTATGACCACCTGCTTGCCGTTAACTGGGAGAGGTATTCGGATGAGAGCCTCAGGGACTTTCTTGACAGGGCGTATGGTATAATCCTCGGGGCGGCGGATATCTTCCCCGAGCGTGCGGCGGACAGGATAAATATCATTATCAGGGACGGCTGGATAGAGAAGTACCAGAGTGTTTCGGGGCTCGGTGCTGTATTCGAGGGAATGTCGAGAAGGGTAAGGAGGGAAAACCCCCTTTCCGGGTCCGAGCGGGAACTCGTTGCGCACTACGACGAGATGAACGAGCATTTCAACCGGTTTTTCCCGGAAATTATTGAATACGCGAGATGTCTTGAGAAAGGGAGCGATGCTGGGATCGGGTGA
- a CDS encoding Rieske 2Fe-2S domain-containing protein → MSQNPNVREDEPLLYPFPEGWYFVASRKTIEKQGLLKRTWLGERVVVWCNSEGRVCVAEAVCPHLGADLGPEVGGRISNGCLVCPFHGFEFDVSGQCVATPFAPPPKTARLKVFETREIQGLIFAWWGSGGRTPQWHLPEVPTTDADWSGKEFRHIRFPGHPQETTENSVDAAHLSYVHHYDSVNLVGSVSIDGTALKNSFNFKRTLGVAGIRLFEYDVSAVANIHGLGYSFVEIREHSMDMETRMWVLTTPIDGKFVEMTLVSQVRQLRNPKGLGVGLRLFPTGLRTRIMNKILIASQEHDVMQDVVIWSNLKHRSRPKLCSADSDIGKYRRYCRQFYPDGQYYNP, encoded by the coding sequence ATGAGTCAAAACCCGAATGTGCGCGAGGATGAACCCTTGCTCTATCCATTCCCGGAAGGCTGGTATTTTGTCGCTAGCCGCAAGACGATTGAAAAACAGGGGCTTCTGAAGAGAACCTGGCTTGGAGAACGGGTTGTTGTCTGGTGCAACAGCGAAGGTAGAGTCTGCGTTGCCGAGGCAGTCTGTCCGCATCTTGGAGCCGACCTTGGCCCTGAGGTAGGGGGGCGGATAAGCAACGGTTGCTTGGTATGTCCTTTTCACGGTTTCGAGTTTGATGTAAGCGGTCAATGCGTAGCGACACCTTTCGCTCCTCCGCCGAAGACCGCCAGGCTGAAGGTGTTCGAGACGCGGGAAATTCAGGGTCTCATCTTTGCGTGGTGGGGCAGCGGCGGTCGAACGCCTCAATGGCATCTGCCCGAGGTTCCCACGACGGATGCGGACTGGAGCGGGAAGGAGTTCCGCCACATCCGTTTCCCCGGACACCCCCAGGAAACTACCGAGAACTCAGTGGATGCCGCACACCTCAGCTATGTGCACCACTACGACAGTGTGAACCTTGTCGGTTCGGTATCAATTGACGGCACCGCACTTAAAAATTCCTTTAACTTCAAACGTACCCTTGGGGTTGCCGGTATCAGGCTTTTTGAGTACGACGTCTCCGCGGTAGCCAATATACACGGGCTCGGCTATTCATTTGTCGAGATCCGCGAACATTCAATGGACATGGAAACCCGCATGTGGGTGCTCACAACACCGATTGACGGCAAATTCGTTGAAATGACATTGGTGAGCCAGGTGCGGCAGCTTCGTAACCCCAAGGGACTGGGTGTGGGATTGCGGCTTTTTCCAACGGGGCTCAGGACCCGCATCATGAACAAGATACTCATTGCCTCCCAGGAGCATGACGTCATGCAGGATGTCGTCATCTGGAGCAATCTGAAGCACCGGTCACGTCCGAAGCTCTGCAGTGCTGACAGCGATATCGGGAAGTATCGGCGCTACTGCAGGCAGTTCTATCCGGATGGTCAGTATTACAACCCATAG
- a CDS encoding MMPL family transporter, translating into MSLESCISMIVTRRWLTILLSLLVMLVLAAGAARLIVVDVDFRNHFGESDPHLLALEQLEETYALSDVALVAVAPHNGTVFTKDALVAIEELTEQLWRTPYATRVDSISNYTHSEGLEDELVVEPLIEEAGSLSDTDIERIKDIALGTQEVAGRFISRDEKVAGLVVSIVLPDENRELTKREVTDYLYETVADARGKYTSIDYHLLGGLILNRVIGDALDDETAILGPIALGTMLLVALVLIRSIWGTLAIVLMILAVIPSALGFAGWTGLRLFGESGAALFVLMAVTVAHSVHIIEGMAGGLRQGMTKAEAAVHAVRVNVWPVFLTSFTTSIGFLSLNFVDMPPFRVMGNIVAFGSMCAFVFSVTLLPAFLSVLPVRARKMRENRLDFFDRLSRFVISYRTILLCFFGIVTIVLVAGIFKIELRENWLEVMDESYEFRRSADFLSKNFPGVETYEYSLDSGREGAVTDIEYLKQVEAFSDWYREQPEFVHIFSIADIMKRLNKNLHGDNPDYYALPDDPELAAQYLLLYEFSLPIGRDLNNLIDHDRRATRVTVSVKSMSSKEKIDLDNRARAWLQKNAPSMETGATGISIVGSHSIQRNIENMLQGTFVAMAIVSLLLFAIFRSIRLGLVSLIPNFLPAAMAMGLWGHLVGEVGVPAAVVTAIAFGIIVDDTIHFMTKYTDSRKAGKLPSESVQIAFRSVGRALFTTTIVFGLGFMVFGASGLVGNQVLGLLVGITVIIALVADFFFLPPLLMLLDETKETGEQIKERLRSSTA; encoded by the coding sequence ATGAGTCTCGAATCCTGTATCTCGATGATAGTCACCCGACGCTGGTTGACTATTCTGCTCTCTTTGCTTGTTATGCTTGTGCTTGCTGCGGGGGCCGCGCGCTTGATTGTGGTGGATGTGGACTTTCGCAATCACTTTGGAGAATCCGACCCGCACCTTTTAGCACTGGAACAGCTTGAAGAGACATATGCGCTGTCTGATGTTGCACTAGTCGCCGTGGCGCCGCATAACGGCACCGTCTTTACGAAAGACGCGCTTGTTGCCATTGAAGAGTTGACTGAGCAGCTTTGGCGCACCCCCTACGCCACCCGTGTCGACTCTATTTCGAACTACACGCACAGCGAGGGGCTTGAAGACGAACTGGTTGTTGAGCCGCTTATCGAGGAAGCCGGTTCGCTGAGCGATACGGATATAGAACGAATCAAAGATATCGCGCTCGGCACCCAGGAAGTTGCCGGGCGATTCATTTCCCGTGACGAAAAAGTTGCCGGTTTGGTTGTGAGTATCGTGCTTCCTGACGAAAATCGTGAACTGACCAAGCGAGAGGTTACCGACTACCTGTATGAGACTGTTGCCGACGCCCGGGGAAAATACACATCCATCGACTACCACCTTTTAGGCGGACTCATCCTAAATCGTGTCATAGGCGACGCTCTTGACGATGAAACAGCCATACTCGGGCCGATTGCTCTTGGAACCATGCTGCTTGTCGCATTGGTTCTGATACGTTCGATATGGGGAACGCTTGCCATCGTGCTGATGATTCTTGCCGTCATCCCATCCGCGCTGGGCTTTGCCGGATGGACCGGCTTAAGGTTGTTTGGTGAAAGCGGTGCCGCGTTGTTCGTACTGATGGCCGTGACCGTCGCTCATTCCGTGCACATTATTGAGGGAATGGCCGGGGGCTTGCGCCAGGGCATGACGAAAGCAGAGGCGGCGGTCCATGCCGTGCGAGTGAACGTGTGGCCTGTTTTCCTTACCTCGTTCACAACTTCAATCGGATTTCTGAGCCTGAATTTCGTAGATATGCCGCCGTTTCGGGTCATGGGCAATATCGTGGCGTTCGGCTCCATGTGCGCTTTTGTCTTTTCGGTGACCCTGTTGCCCGCATTCCTGTCAGTATTGCCTGTTCGTGCCCGGAAGATGCGTGAGAACAGACTGGATTTTTTCGATCGTCTCAGCCGTTTTGTCATCTCCTACCGTACGATCCTTCTTTGCTTCTTTGGCATTGTAACTATCGTGCTGGTTGCCGGCATTTTCAAGATCGAACTCAGGGAAAACTGGCTTGAGGTTATGGATGAGAGCTACGAGTTCCGGCGATCCGCGGATTTTCTGAGCAAAAACTTCCCTGGAGTGGAAACCTATGAGTACTCTCTTGACTCCGGCCGTGAGGGAGCCGTCACGGATATAGAATACCTAAAACAGGTTGAGGCGTTTTCTGACTGGTACAGGGAGCAACCGGAATTTGTCCATATCTTCTCAATTGCCGACATCATGAAGCGTCTGAACAAGAACCTGCATGGTGATAACCCGGATTACTACGCGCTTCCAGACGATCCCGAACTTGCTGCACAGTATCTTCTGCTCTACGAATTTTCTCTTCCGATAGGCCGTGACCTCAATAACCTGATCGACCATGACCGGAGGGCAACACGCGTAACGGTCTCAGTGAAAAGTATGTCCAGCAAGGAAAAAATCGACCTCGACAACCGTGCACGTGCATGGTTGCAGAAAAATGCCCCCAGCATGGAAACCGGCGCTACAGGAATTTCGATTGTGGGGTCTCATTCGATTCAGAGAAACATTGAAAACATGCTACAGGGCACTTTTGTGGCGATGGCCATCGTCTCCCTTCTGCTGTTCGCCATATTCAGAAGCATACGCCTGGGACTGGTCAGTCTGATACCCAATTTCCTTCCGGCCGCTATGGCCATGGGGCTGTGGGGACATCTGGTGGGAGAGGTAGGAGTTCCGGCGGCAGTCGTCACCGCTATAGCATTCGGCATTATCGTGGACGATACCATCCATTTCATGACAAAATACACGGACAGCAGGAAAGCGGGGAAACTGCCTTCGGAGTCCGTCCAGATTGCCTTTCGCTCAGTGGGCAGGGCGCTATTTACAACTACCATAGTGTTCGGACTTGGCTTCATGGTGTTCGGAGCATCCGGGTTGGTCGGAAACCAAGTGCTTGGTCTTCTGGTGGGAATAACGGTAATTATCGCTCTGGTAGCAGATTTCTTCTTTCTTCCGCCGCTTCTGATGCTGCTTGATGAAACCAAGGAAACCGGCGAGCAGATAAAAGAGCGACTGAGAAGCTCAACCGCATAG